One Brassica napus cultivar Da-Ae chromosome A5, Da-Ae, whole genome shotgun sequence DNA window includes the following coding sequences:
- the LOC125608899 gene encoding glycerol-3-phosphate acyltransferase, chloroplastic-like yields the protein MTPLTLYSSAATVTLTSSPRVPFHPLASPARRGFVSFRLTAKKLSVRAMSELVQDKESVVAASTSFTESSEELNHSRTFLDARTEQDLICGIKKEKEAGRLPPNVAAGMEELYWNYKNAVLSSGAPGADKTVISNMSVAFDRMLLGVEDPYTFNPYHKAVRQPFDYYHFVHMYISPLIDFKNSYVGNVSIFSELEDKLRQGHNVVLISNHQSEADPAVISLLLEAHCPYIGENIKCVAGDRVITDPLCKPFSMGRNLICVYSKKHMNDDPELVDMKRKANTRSLKEMATLLRSGSQLIWIAPSGGRDRPDPSTGEWFPAPFDASSVDNMRRLVEHSGAPGHIYPMSLLCYDIMPPPPKVEKEIGEKRLVGYHGTGLSIAPEISFSDVTADCSNPNEAKEAYSQALYNSVDEQYKTLNSAINHRRGIEASTSTVSLSQPWN from the exons ATGACTCCTCTCACACTTTACTCCTCCGCCGCAACCGTAACTTTAACTTCCTCGCCGAGGGTTCCGTTTCACCCTCTCGCTTCTCCGGCTCGTCGCGGCTTCGTTTCCTTCAGATTAACCGCCAAGAAGCTGAGTGTGAGAGCGATGTCTGAGCTCGTTCAGGATAAGGAATCCGTCGTCGCGGCTAGCACTTCTTTCACCGAGAGTAGTGAGGAGCTCAACCATTCCCGTACCTTCTTGGATGCGCGCACTGAACAAG ATCTTATTTGTGGTATAAAGAAGGAAAAAGAAGCTGGAAGGTTGCCTCCCAATGTTGCAGCAGGGATGGAAGAATTGTATTGGAACTACAAAAATGCA GTTTTAAGTAGCGGAGCTCCAGGGGCAGATAAGACTGTTATATCAAACATGTCTGTTGCTTTCGATCGCATGCTTCTTGGTGTCGAG GATCCTTATACTTTTAATCCGTATCATAAAGCTGTGAGACAACCATTTGACTACTACCACTTTGTCCATATGTACATCAGTCCCCTTATTGATTTCAA AAACTCTTACGTTGGAAATGTTTCTATTTTCTCCGAGCTGGAAGATAAGCTTCGGCAG GGACACAATGTCGTGTTAATATCAAATCATCAAAGTGAAGCTGATCCAGCTGTCATTTCCTTGTTACTTGAAGCGCATTGTCCATACATAGGCGAGAACATT AAATGTGTGGCTGGTGATCGAGTCATCACTGATCCTCTTTGTAAGCCGTTTAGTATGGGAAG GAATCTCATATGTGTCTACTCGAAAAAGCACATGAACGATGATCCTGAGCTTGTTGATATGAAACGAAAAGCAAACACACGAAGCTTAAAGGAGATGGCTACATTGCTAAG GTCTGGCTCCCAACTAATATGGATTGCACCAAGCGGTGGAAGGGACCGCCCGGATCCTTCTACTGGGGAATGGTTTCCT GCACCCTTTGATGCTTCTTCGGTGGACAACATGAGAAGACTGGTTGAACATTCTGGTGCTCCTGGACATATCTATCCAATGTCTTTGCTTTGCTATGACATAATGCCGCCTCCACCCAAA GTTGAGAAAGAAATTGGAGAGAAAAGATTAGTTGGGTACCATGGTACCGGACTATCAATTGCTCCTGAAATCAGCTTCTCAGATGTAACGGCAGACTGCAGCAACCCGAATGAG GCGAAAGAAGCATACAGCCAAGCTCTGTACAACTCGGTGGATGAACAATACAAGACTCTGAACTCTGCAATCAATCACAGAAGAGGAATAGAAGCATCAACTTCAACAGTATCTTTGTCACAACCCTGGAATTAA
- the LOC125608900 gene encoding dolichyl-diphosphooligosaccharide--protein glycosyltransferase subunit DAD1-like, producing the protein MVKSTSKDAQDLFRSLHSAYSATPTNLKIIDLYVVFSVFTALIQVAYMALVGSFPFNSFLSGVLSCIGTAVLAVCLRIQVNKENKEFKDLAPERAFADFVLCNLVLHLVIINFLG; encoded by the exons ATGGTGAAATCGACAAGTAAGGATGCTCAGGATCTGTTCCGATCTCTTCACTCCGCTTATTCCGCTACTCCGACTAATCTTAAG ATCATCGACTTGTATGTCGTTTTCTCCGTCTTCACTGCTTTGATCCAG GTGGCGTATATGGCTTTGGTGGGATCATTTCCATTTAACTCATTCCTATCTGGAGTTCTCTCTTGTATCGGGACAGCAGTTCTTGCTG TTTGCCTCCGGATTCAAGTGAACAAAGAAAACAAGGAATTCAAg GATTTGGCACCGGAACGAGCATTTGCTGATTTCGTCCTCTGCAACTTGGTCCTGCACTTGGTGATCATCAACTTCCTCGGATAG